One genomic window of Moorella glycerini includes the following:
- the ylbJ gene encoding sporulation integral membrane protein YlbJ has protein sequence MTPVRHQVLIITRGLGPILTVVAVMVLALAIILFPQPVFQAALRGLKAWWEIVVPALLPFFIISQLFMGLGIVHFLGVLLEPVMRPLFNVPGSGAFVMAMGYTSGSPISAMLTAQLRQQGLVTRVEGERLICFTNNASPLFMLGAVAVGMLHNPALGPVLAGAHYGANFCLGILFRFYGRRQPVSPPVSYTLLALPRRAWQAMLQAQQRDGRPLGQLLGDAVNRSFLTLITIGGFIILFSVIIQVATILGLLEPLARILLYAGSPFGLSRDTSLPLAAGLFEMTMGTKFASEAAVPITERLVAISLIMGWAGLSILGQVAAMVSHTDLRLGPFIVARLLHGFLAAALVRLCQGPARPVLLLLAPEITLVPRAPWFTLWLYYTGFALTLVTVLFLLAGLGLGARYFLYRRS, from the coding sequence GTGACCCCCGTGCGCCACCAGGTACTTATCATTACCAGGGGCCTGGGACCCATCCTGACCGTCGTCGCCGTCATGGTCCTGGCTCTGGCCATTATCTTGTTCCCCCAGCCGGTTTTCCAGGCGGCCCTGCGCGGCCTTAAGGCCTGGTGGGAAATTGTCGTTCCGGCTCTGCTCCCCTTCTTTATAATATCCCAGCTTTTTATGGGCCTTGGTATAGTTCATTTCCTGGGCGTACTCCTGGAACCGGTTATGCGGCCCCTTTTTAATGTACCGGGAAGCGGCGCCTTCGTCATGGCCATGGGGTACACTTCCGGTTCCCCCATCAGTGCCATGCTTACAGCCCAGTTGCGCCAGCAGGGCCTGGTTACCAGGGTTGAGGGTGAAAGGCTAATTTGCTTTACCAACAACGCCAGCCCCCTTTTTATGCTGGGAGCCGTAGCTGTAGGCATGCTCCACAACCCGGCCCTGGGGCCAGTCCTGGCTGGCGCCCATTACGGGGCTAACTTCTGCCTGGGTATCCTGTTTCGCTTTTACGGTCGCCGGCAACCGGTCTCCCCGCCGGTAAGCTACACCCTCCTGGCTTTACCCCGGCGGGCCTGGCAGGCCATGCTCCAGGCCCAGCAGAGAGACGGGCGCCCCCTGGGCCAGCTCCTGGGAGATGCCGTCAACCGTTCCTTCCTGACCCTGATTACCATTGGCGGTTTTATTATCTTATTTAGCGTCATCATCCAGGTGGCAACCATCCTGGGCCTGCTGGAACCCCTGGCTAGAATCCTTCTTTATGCCGGCAGTCCTTTCGGTTTAAGCCGGGATACATCTCTACCCCTGGCCGCCGGCCTCTTTGAAATGACCATGGGCACTAAATTTGCCAGCGAAGCAGCCGTCCCGATAACAGAGCGGCTGGTGGCCATTAGTCTCATTATGGGCTGGGCCGGGCTCTCCATCCTGGGCCAGGTGGCGGCCATGGTCAGCCATACTGATTTACGCCTGGGTCCATTTATCGTTGCCCGCCTCCTCCACGGCTTCCTGGCTGCCGCGCTGGTCCGGCTCTGCCAGGGGCCGGCCCGGCCCGTCCTGCTCTTACTGGCCCCGGAAATAACCCTGGTCCCCAGGGCTCCCTGGTTTACGTTGTGGTTATATTACACAGGTTTCGCCCTCACCCTGGTGACCGTCCTTTTTCTCCTGGCCGGGCTGGGACTGGGCGCCCGCTACTTCCTTTACCGGCGCTCCTGA